The Pseudanabaena sp. PCC 6802 genomic interval TAACTTCTTTAGATCGCGGCGCGATCTCAACAGGCAAATGCGCCTCAAGTGGCAAGACCATTTGCGCAGTCGCGAAAATAGCATATGGCGCTATCGAGAACTGCTACCTGTTGCCAATCCTGAAAATATTGTCAGTATGGGCGAGGGTGTAACGCCGCTCTTACATGCGAAGAAACTTGGGGCAATGCTGGGTTTAGAGCGCCTCTACATTAAAGATGAGCGTCAGGGGCCAACCGGGTCGTTCAAAGATAGACAGGCATCAGTGGCGATCTCAGTGATGAAAGAAAGAGGCATCACAGAATTTGCGCTTGCCTCCACTGGAAATGTGGCGCTTGCCTATGCCGCCTATGCCGCGAGAGCTGGAATTAAAATGTGGGCGTTCGTAGTCGAAAATATACCCGATCCCAAGCTGCGCGAGATCTGTCTCTTTGGCACAGAAGTAATCAAAGTTAGAGGTACTTACGACCAGGTTAAGGTTATCGCAGCCAATTTCGCGGAAGAAAAAGGTATCTTTCTGGATAGGGGGATCAAGAATATGGCCGGTGTCGCCGGTATGAAAACCTTAGCGTTTGAACTCGCCGAACAGTTGCACTGGCGTTCTCCTGATTGGTACATTCAAGGAGTCAGTGGCGGCATGGGGCCAGCCGGAGTGGCAAAGGGTTTTGAAGAGTTAAAAGAACTGGGCTTTGTCGATAAAGTACCCGCCCTGGGCATAATTCAGCCCTCTGGTTGCGCGCCAATGGTAAAAGCATTCAAAGCAGGTGAAGCGACTGCTACCCCAGTACTAAACCCACAAACAAATATTATGCCCTTGGCAACTGGCACACCCGGCCAAGCATACGAATTGCTGAAAGGACTGGTCGATCGCTATGGTGGCACGATGGAAGATGCAAGCGATGAGGATGCCTATGCGACGACACGGGTAGTAGCGACAACGGAGGGCATATCGGTAGAACCTGCGGCGGCTCTAGCCTTTGCTGGAACCATTAAGTTAGCAAAGCAAGGTGCGATTAAACCAAATGACGTAGTGGTAGTAAACTGCTGCGGTCATACCTATCCGGTAGAAGAGCATATTACTGAGGGAAGTGTCGTACGCACAATAATTGTTGATGAATCGTAGTTGTTGTTGTTGATTCGTCCGATTTAGATGTCCAGAACTCGATCGAGATGATTGCCTATCAGTAGATAGTTGCTTAAACTAATTTACTAGGCACTAGCAACACCCCATACAAAATCCTGGGGATAAGCCTCAACACCATGATCTTTGTAACTGTTGGCACCGAGCAATATCAATTTAATGCTCTCCTCGACTGGATTGGTGTACTCCTGGACTATGGCTATATAGACGAAGAGGTCGTTGTCCAGTATGGCTCCTCCACTAGCTTGCCCCAAGGGGTGAGGGGATTTCCATCTTTGCCAGAGCGAGACTTTCGCGCTTTAATCGAGCGATCGCGCCTGGTTATTGCCCACTGCGGTGAAGGGACGGCATTGCTTTTAGAGGATCTGGCTAAGCCGTACATACTGGTACCGCGCATGCGTAAGTATGGCGAGCATGTCGACGATCACCAGGTCGAAATGGCCGATGCTTTGGAAAAACAGGGGGTGACGATCGCGCGATCGCCAGCCGATCTAGTTAAGTTTTTAACAGCCATAAATTTAATCGATTTCCTAACCAAGCATGGGTTAGAAACCTCTATTAAAAACCTGGCCGGGGTACTCTTTACCCCCAACGATTTGAAGAATTACAACCGCAAGGCTGAAGTTCTTAAATTTTTGCAGACAACGGATCTGAGCAAATTTACTTCTCCAAACCTGTTCCTGAACGATGTACCTGGAATTTCCGACCTAATTGCTAAGGAACTAACAGAACCCGACTTTATTGCTGAGTATTTACGCGATCGATATAGTACGGAAGGCAAGCTAATGTTGATTTGCTCTTCGGGTGGACACTACAAGTTCATGCAGGAATTGAAAGCTTTCTGGTCGAGCCACCCGCATACCACTTGGGTAACCTTCCGCACGCCAACTACAATGGCAGATTTGCAAGGTTGCAAGGTCTATTGGGCATATAGTCCTACCAACCGTAACTTGCCCAATCTAATTCGGAATTTCTGGCTGGCATTTCAAGTA includes:
- the thrC gene encoding threonine synthase, giving the protein MATISMLKPNKMDDLEESRKISLQCLDCGYTQTVGERIQSICPKCGSNLIANFFRSRRDLNRQMRLKWQDHLRSRENSIWRYRELLPVANPENIVSMGEGVTPLLHAKKLGAMLGLERLYIKDERQGPTGSFKDRQASVAISVMKERGITEFALASTGNVALAYAAYAARAGIKMWAFVVENIPDPKLREICLFGTEVIKVRGTYDQVKVIAANFAEEKGIFLDRGIKNMAGVAGMKTLAFELAEQLHWRSPDWYIQGVSGGMGPAGVAKGFEELKELGFVDKVPALGIIQPSGCAPMVKAFKAGEATATPVLNPQTNIMPLATGTPGQAYELLKGLVDRYGGTMEDASDEDAYATTRVVATTEGISVEPAAALAFAGTIKLAKQGAIKPNDVVVVNCCGHTYPVEEHITEGSVVRTIIVDES